The Caenorhabditis elegans chromosome I genome includes the window ttttacatgttttcaaaaaaaaaaaacactagaaaatttagaaagagtgcgatttcgatgaaaatattcaagttttcaaaataaaatttcaaatttacaaaaaattaatttttaattttttttccgaaaaaaaaatccgaaatatTCTGATATAGCTCTAAAAATGACACtcgaaattatgaaaagttaaattttgaccaaaatatttaagtttttcaatatataatttcaaatttacaaaactttccttttttttcaatttttcggcttcgaaaatttccttttttttgttttcgaataTAAACCTGAAATCCATGTCAATATTTAATGTGATTTGCCCATTGAGCATGTGAACgaagtatttaatttttgtaattttcgacGCATCTGTGCAAATAACGTATATATGGAGAGAATATAATGAATGAATCTTCTTTCCAACTATAATCTAAATAGATTTTATGGTTTAGTGTGCCgattaaacaaataaatacgGTATATCCAATCTCATTTATATGAgcattttgtttcaaaaatttcgaattttgactATTACTTTAATGGCGTTGTATaaatactaaattttaaataaaaaataattttgaattcaggTACTCTCCGAGGACATCAATGAAGCTACAAATTTATTCGAAGTGGTCTCCCTAATGCCCGTCGTCGAATCGTTCTCTTTCTGTGATCAACTTCGCAAGTTCACATCTGGAATGGCTTCTGCtcaacttcaattttctcactGGCAAGTCATTGACGAGGATCCTTACTGGACGCCGTCTACAttggaagaaattgaagaattcgGATTGAAGGGAGACAGTCCGAATCATGCAAGAGGATATATGGATGCAGTTAGAAGACGTAAAGGACTGCCAACCGAGGACCTGATTGTGGAGTCGGCGGAGAAGCagaggaatttgaaaaagaataaataatttttttttagtttcgtgatattttttgttgtttgaatTTCCGGTTTTGACACATTTTAATCTTGTTGATtgttttacttgtttttttttgttcgtttttttcaaagaaataattaaattgaaatcatcaatttgaacttttcgaaaatatttgctccaaaaatgttAACTTATCATATAAGGCAtatctgaaacattttaatttcactCGGTTAACACTGTTTCATTCACGTGTGGTGGTGTCAACGACCTGATGGGTATAGCGTAGTACGGGAGAGAGGGTCGAGAGGAACTTTCTTACAATCTTTCTCTACCTCTTTTCATCTATTCATCTCTAAAGGTCTGCGCCTCTCCTGTTATCGATTGTCAACGTGCTGTGGGTGGTTGGCTGTCGTTGTTTGGTGTCTCTGTCAACTCCATTCTCtctagtttttcatatttctcgACATGTTTGACCAACCACTGTCTCTTTTTTGTCCTTCTAACCGACTGGCCTGCCAGCTttagcttcttcttctttttcaccattttcttttctttttttttcgtttccttTCTGTTTGCCAGTAGTTCAGCTTTTTTCCACAATCAAAAGTTCATAGATTTAATGACTGACTTTAAATGAGACGACGCCGGTCCCAATTAGCTTTGAGAGTACAAAGTACGGGGCATCGAACAACACTGAACTACATAATGTAGTCTCTCACTTCCTGTTTATATGGGGTGATTCGCAAACTCCTTGTATATACTCATCATTTTGTTAGTCAACTCATTCCGTTCTCACGATATGGACTACTTTCTTGATGCTTCTAAACATATTCAGTTGAATCAAATTGATGAAGAATCTTCAGATGATTGTAAGTAAGTTTTATAACGGACACATCAAGCGACATTGAAAGAAagtcaacttttaaaatatcgaCTTTCatgcctttttgaattttccaccaaaCTGAGAACTAcaaaaccaatcagcgacttgCTCATTGAAATCCAGAAATTAATAGAATGATTTTTGGATGGCTTCTTTGCAAAGTCCACTATATGGGTATATATGGATTTTTATACGTTCAAATAATATGtacatttttgagtttattaACCTGGCTCTTCTAAAAGTTCTAAAGTAATTCAAATGCCCTTTCTCTTAGAACGTCATTCTTCGATGTGTCTCCTCATTTTCTACCAGAATTTACCAAACCCTACAACTGGATCCTCGTCGGTCACTTATTCGATGCATTACATCTCCTCGCTCCTTAGATATAGATCTTACGATCTTGGAGAGAAAAGGAACGACACTACTTAGCGCGACCGTCTATCTTATTCGATCCGTCGGACAAGATTGATCAAGAAGACTTTGAAATAGCATCCGCATTTAAGAATACCTCATTGGAGTGagcagagagagagaaagactACTGGAATCTTGCCGAACACATCGACCAGTTTTAGAGTGTGCCACATCAGTCCTTTTCTGATCTTCGCGTTTCCTTTTGTTTGCTCAAGACGGATGATTTCTCAATCTTCTCTACTTTCGCTACAATAGCAACACGTTTAGTCCTACACTACATCTGCTAAACTGGGAGGCTCGAAATTTCCGAGCTATCAAGTTTCGGCTTGCCCtttcaatgttcaaatttCTACTTTTATTGGACTCGATTAGGatactttattgaaaaacattcTACATGAGCTTCGGTCTTTTTGAatatacgttcaaaattgtTCTATATTCAGAAACAATAAATTGAAAGTACCAAGTTTGTCCTTCTAGCAGTGGAAATTCTAATTATATGCTGCTGAATTATCTCCACATCCTCACCAATAAGGTCTAATATAAAACCTACAATTTCTGAACGCGGCCCATTCATCTGCCTAGTGGTCAATGCATCTCAATTGTGTGCACTTGCCGGTCCTTTATTATTAAGACAACATGCGTTCCACTCCTAAAGACACCATTGAAACACTATGACGTCATAGTCGATTTGCAATAGATACGgcaaatcgttttttttaatccaccGTATCGTCAGGACATTTTACATTAGGCTTATCAATActtatattaaattttgtctTATTTCTTGTGTGTCTATCATGTGTTAAAGCCATTGCATTGACTCTGATTTCTCTACTCGTCTGACACTCTCTCTACCTCCAACACTATTTCATCGTTTCCATGAACAAGTGACATTCGTCGTTTCTCtttcactttgaaaacttGCGTTGCTATCtgttgtttggtttttttcgtgtttcatttgttttttttgttgtaaaaagtTTAATTGTTTCAGTCATGGACCTAGTAGATCCTCTTGCGGAACCATGTGCCGTTTGTGGTGACAAATCAACTGGAACCCATTATGGAGTCATTTCCTGCAACGGGTGTAAGGTGAGAAGggataaattataaaataataaaaaataaattatatttagaATTAtgtgaaattataaattcagtTCTCGTcacgaaaaatgattttggaaattatattttttccttttttgaaaaatgaaaaatctcagtttttgccacttttggAAGTCgttgatcaaaaaaattgtttccttaTAATTTTATGGACTacttatgtttcaaatattaataatCAAACACTATAGGGATTCGATAAGCGACAGGGctatagttttctcaaaaagtggcaaaaactgtaattgccagtttttactgtcaataaaaattttctaactttttttgttaactttgGTACCACaggagtagtttttaaaaaacaatttcctcaCTTTAAAGCAAAGTAATATTGACTccacctacagtaacccacgcTTTTCGCGCatgctttatttgaaaacatattgTTCGTGACGAGACCGAGTACTGTACTTTATGGTTGCAAAAGTTCGTATTAATTTAActggtttttgaaagttatgaTTATCATCTCGAACTTTTTAATGATTTATCCCGCATTAATAAAACTCATGAATTTCAGGGATTCTTCCGCCGAACAGTTCTTCGTGATCAGAAGTTCACTTGCCGTTTCAACAAAAGATGTGTGATTGACAAAAACTTTCGATGCGCGTGTCGTTATTGTCGCTTTCAAAAGTGTGTACAAGTTGGAATGAAACGAGAAGGTATTCATTTCTCTTTCCgttcaatatttgaatatatcCAAAACACAGTGGCCTCATGTTTTTCACCAGTGACCTCTTTTCAATTTCGTCCGTGAAATGAGATCGGCCGCAAAAAAGATTCTAACTTGAGATATTGATTCGGAAATTTGCCCCGTTAACTCAGAATTTAGAATATATTCTTCTTTCTTTCCTTTTCCTGTCCGTAGATTCCATTTCAAAACAcgatatttctaaaaaaaaattgtttcgtaGTTTtctatctagaaaaaataattttggagcaaaatatCGTATCTAATTCTACATACGTTTAAAATTTGGATgttttttcatgtttaatTCGTTATTTTAAAGAAGAAATAGAGTCATAATGACAGAAcataactgttaaaaattgtattaaattttgaatgatttctttttttttaaatttaccaaaaaattatattgaaacAAAGCCACAATAAACATTAccgaaaaacgcaaaaatgtcgaaaatatAGTAAACTATAATTatatttcattcattttcgtgggaattcaaaaatacaaattttaacaaCTATTTTCTGTCATTCAGGTCCATGTTCTATCATCTGAATCACATCCACGATCAATTCTACAATTTAATATATTTCAGCTATTCAATTCGAACGTGATCCTGTAGGTTCACCAACATCTGGAGCCAGTCTCAACGGGACTCCATTCAAAAAAGACAGAAGCCCCGGATACGAGAACGGAAACAGCAACGGTGTCGGATCAAACGGTATGGGACAAGAGAATATGCGAACAGTTCCACAATCCAGCAGTGTCATTGATGCTTTAATGGAGATGGAGGCTCGTGTCAATCAAGAGATGTGTAATCGATACCGAAGATCGCAAATCTTTGCAAACGGCAGTGGGGGGTCGAATGGAAATGACACAGATATTCAACAAGGAAGTGATTCTGGAGCATCGGCATTTGCACCACCAAACCGGCCATGCACAACCGAGGTAGTGAGTTGGATGGTACGTAAATTAAGAGGTcacattgttttattttcaggatctGAATGAAATCTCCAGGACAACACTTTTATTGATGGTTGAATGGGCAAAAACAATTAATCCATTCATGGATCTTTCGATGGAAGATAAGATCATTCTACTGAAAAACTATGCACCACAACATCTCATTTTGATGCCAGCATTTCGAAGTCCCGATACAACTCGAGTTTGTCTCTTCAACAATACTTATATGACACGTGACAATAACACTGACCTCAATGGATTTGCTGCATTCAAAACAAGCAATATAACACCCAGAGTTCTTGATGAAATTGTCTGGCCAATGCGACAACTTCAGATGAGAGAACAAGAATTTGTATGTTTGAAAGCACTTGCATTCTTGCACCCAGAAGCCAAAGGACTCTCGAATAGCTCACAGATTATGATTCGTGATGCTAGAAATCGTGTTTTGAAAGCTCTTTATGCATTCATTCTCGATCAGATGCCAGATGACGCACCCACAAGATATGGAAATATTTTGTTGTTGGCACCGGCTCTCAAGGCTCTGACTCAGCTGCTCATTGAGAATATGACACTTACAAAGTTCTTCGGATTGGCAGAGGTATGAAAGCTTTTCTTGTTTGAATCCGTACATAAATGATAGCTTCAGGTGGATTCTCTGCTCTCCGAGTTCATTCTCGACGACATCAATGATCATTCGACGGCTCCGGTCTCTTTACAGCAACATCTTTCATCTCCGACAACGTTACCGACTAATGGggtttgtttttaattattttattaaactttttattctaaaaaaatacaaaaatagcGAAAACGGCCAATGATTTCAGGGAAAAACCGTAAAAttctctttttaaaaaagatcttccatttcaaaattcatatttttcaggtatCTCCGTTAAATCCAGCCGGATCAGTGGGAAGTGTTTCGTCTGTTTCTGGAATTACACCAACTGGAATGCTCTCAGCAACTCTTGCAGCTCCATTGGCAATTCATCCTCTCCAATCACAAGATTCCATTTTGAACAGTGAGCAGAATAATCATATGCTCTaataattccattttttctcccaaaaCTCTTCACCTCATCTCATCTCCAGTTCTATTCCGAATCTGTGATCTTTCATCTTTTCCCTTATTGTTGTTTTGAATCATTACCCCCAATTTATAAAATAGTCCAGAGCCCAGCTATAATGTACATAACAAAAGAAGAATACCCTTCCGTCTCAGTAGTTGTTTCATCTTGAAACCTGTCTAGGCCATCTCTATATCATATCAGGTTATTGTTCTCGTCTCCCCCAACTCTTCTTCCTTAATCTTTTTTCCAGACGGGCTGGCTCTCGTTTATTCTTGTGATTATTATTGTCAATCAAATTATCAGTTTAGTACTTCAATATGTATAAGAAGTGACTGTCTTGGCATTTCCCATCTCTATTTAGAAGATTCCCTTCTTCCCATTTTCCTTCCTTCTTTTCAAGCGTTCGTACCAATTTATGTTTGCAAAaagaaacttttatttatactttttcaaagcTCATCGATAAAATACATTATTATACCATATTTTATTATTCGTATCAAATAAACACAATTGACTCATCATTATGAATTCACTCGAGAAGTTCAATGCCACGtcctccaccacctccaccaagACCGTAAGTTTTATTgcaatttagaaatttagaagaatttacaaaaagtattgttttccaaatgtttgaGCACCTGGTGTGAGCTGCTGGAGGTGAAGCTGagctttttagttttttttttcaaaattagatttttttaaattgtttatttctCTAAAACTCttcaaattgatgatttttgttttgatttcaattgaCACGATCATCTAAATGATAGTGGATATATGACCATTTCCCAAGACACTTGAGATCAATTCAATGATCCGAACAGTGTACATAACGGGGTAAAAGTGATGATATGTCTATTGGAAGAGGGAAGATGAAGAAATTGTGAGCATTTAGGCTTAGGTGGGTGAGTTCACACCTCTTGGAGCACATACACTTCAGCCAGTTTTGGAcattttatttagtttttttgggttgcttgttttggttttttgatattctttcCATTCTGAGACAAGAATTTGGTAACTAACAATTAGTAGTAGATTTCAAAACGGTCAACATTTTATCTTTCTTTAAGATCTGTTCTTAAAATCAAATGTgaacctttaaaaagtaccGTAACAActtgtttcagttttcaatcatttttaagagaaaattcTATTAAGAACTTgagagaaattttcaaaaattgaagaaaaggtTAACTTCGGGAAAGTTGGTTACTGTActacttaaaggcgcacacatttttGTGGCTTCAATTTGGAATAAAatccatcgtggtgagacctagGCATACATCATTACATGTCTAtcaattcacttttttctataCTCAATCTTTATTTGTTCCTAGACCtcaaaagaaattaatttttcaagttatagAGAATATTGTAAATCCGTAAAAATGTAGGACAGTTAGCccgaaaatatttatttaaggTTCTAGTATTTGCGGGATTCATgtctcaatatttttcaccAATACATAAAATTTGTGGCAGTATTACTGTAGAAGTTGACAGTATTACTGTAGTAGTTGTAGGGTTAACATCTGTATTACACACTGTGCAACTTTAACTATACGATGATCGTTTTCTGACCTACACTATTGAATTCATGACTGTCGTCCATAAAACAACAGTCAAAACTATCACATCATCTAATATATACagaaatcattcaaaaactattaaaaa containing:
- the nhr-49 gene encoding Nuclear hormone receptor family member nhr-49 (Confirmed by transcript evidence); its protein translation is MDLVDPLAEPCAVCGDKSTGTHYGVISCNGCKGFFRRTVLRDQKFTCRFNKRCVIDKNFRCACRYCRFQKCVQVGMKREAIQFERDPVGSPTSGASLNGTPFKKDRSPGYENGNSNGVGSNGMGQENMRTVPQSSSVIDALMEMEARVNQEMCNRYRRSQIFANGSGGSNGNDTDIQQGSDSGASAFAPPNRPCTTEDLNEISRTTLLLMVEWAKTINPFMDLSMEDKIILLKNYAPQHLILMPAFRSPDTTRVCLFNNTYMTRDNNTDLNGFAAFKTSNITPRVLDEIVWPMRQLQMREQEFVCLKALAFLHPEAKGLSNSSQIMIRDARNRVLKALYAFILDQMPDDAPTRYGNILLLAPALKALTQLLIENMTLTKFFGLAEVDSLLSEFILDDINDHSTAPVSLQQHLSSPTTLPTNGVSPLNPAGSVGSVSSVSGITPTGMLSATLAAPLAIHPLQSQDSILNSEQNNHML
- the nhr-49 gene encoding Nuclear hormone receptor family member nhr-49 (Confirmed by transcript evidence), which translates into the protein MDYFLDASKHIQLNQIDEESSDDFMDLVDPLAEPCAVCGDKSTGTHYGVISCNGCKGFFRRTVLRDQKFTCRFNKRCVIDKNFRCACRYCRFQKCVQVGMKREAIQFERDPVGSPTSGASLNGTPFKKDRSPGYENGNSNGVGSNGMGQENMRTVPQSSSVIDALMEMEARVNQEMCNRYRRSQIFANGSGGSNGNDTDIQQGSDSGASAFAPPNRPCTTEVDLNEISRTTLLLMVEWAKTINPFMDLSMEDKIILLKNYAPQHLILMPAFRSPDTTRVCLFNNTYMTRDNNTDLNGFAAFKTSNITPRVLDEIVWPMRQLQMREQEFVCLKALAFLHPEAKGLSNSSQIMIRDARNRVLKALYAFILDQMPDDAPTRYGNILLLAPALKALTQLLIENMTLTKFFGLAEVDSLLSEFILDDINDHSTAPVSLQQHLSSPTTLPTNGVSPLNPAGSVGSVSSVSGITPTGMLSATLAAPLAIHPLQSQDSILNSEQNNHML
- the nhr-49 gene encoding NR LBD domain-containing protein (Confirmed by transcript evidence); amino-acid sequence: MGQENMRTVPQSSSVIDALMEMEARVNQEMCNRYRRSQIFANGSGGSNGNDTDIQQGSDSGASAFAPPNRPCTTEDLNEISRTTLLLMVEWAKTINPFMDLSMEDKIILLKNYAPQHLILMPAFRSPDTTRVCLFNNTYMTRDNNTDLNGFAAFKTSNITPRVLDEIVWPMRQLQMREQEFVCLKALAFLHPEAKGLSNSSQIMIRDARNRVLKALYAFILDQMPDDAPTRYGNILLLAPALKALTQLLIENMTLTKFFGLAEVDSLLSEFILDDINDHSTAPVSLQQHLSSPTTLPTNGVSPLNPAGSVGSVSSVSGITPTGMLSATLAAPLAIHPLQSQDSILNSEQNNHML
- the nhr-49 gene encoding Nuclear hormone receptor family member nhr-49 (Confirmed by transcript evidence), whose protein sequence is MKNLQMIVIMDLVDPLAEPCAVCGDKSTGTHYGVISCNGCKGFFRRTVLRDQKFTCRFNKRCVIDKNFRCACRYCRFQKCVQVGMKREAIQFERDPVGSPTSGASLNGTPFKKDRSPGYENGNSNGVGSNGMGQENMRTVPQSSSVIDALMEMEARVNQEMCNRYRRSQIFANGSGGSNGNDTDIQQGSDSGASAFAPPNRPCTTEVDLNEISRTTLLLMVEWAKTINPFMDLSMEDKIILLKNYAPQHLILMPAFRSPDTTRVCLFNNTYMTRDNNTDLNGFAAFKTSNITPRVLDEIVWPMRQLQMREQEFVCLKALAFLHPEAKGLSNSSQIMIRDARNRVLKALYAFILDQMPDDAPTRYGNILLLAPALKALTQLLIENMTLTKFFGLAEVDSLLSEFILDDINDHSTAPVSLQQHLSSPTTLPTNGVSPLNPAGSVGSVSSVSGITPTGMLSATLAAPLAIHPLQSQDSILNSEQNNHML
- the nhr-49 gene encoding Nuclear hormone receptor family member nhr-49 (Confirmed by transcript evidence) produces the protein MDLVDPLAEPCAVCGDKSTGTHYGVISCNGCKGFFRRTVLRDQKFTCRFNKRCVIDKNFRCACRYCRFQKCVQVGMKREAIQFERDPVGSPTSGASLNGTPFKKDRSPGYENGNSNGVGSNGMGQENMRTVPQSSSVIDALMEMEARVNQEMCNRYRRSQIFANGSGGSNGNDTDIQQGSDSGASAFAPPNRPCTTEVDLNEISRTTLLLMVEWAKTINPFMDLSMEDKIILLKNYAPQHLILMPAFRSPDTTRVCLFNNTYMTRDNNTDLNGFAAFKTSNITPRVLDEIVWPMRQLQMREQEFVCLKALAFLHPEAKGLSNSSQIMIRDARNRVLKALYAFILDQMPDDAPTRYGNILLLAPALKALTQLLIENMTLTKFFGLAEVDSLLSEFILDDINDHSTAPVSLQQHLSSPTTLPTNGVSPLNPAGSVGSVSSVSGITPTGMLSATLAAPLAIHPLQSQDSILNSEQNNHML